In Anoplopoma fimbria isolate UVic2021 breed Golden Eagle Sablefish chromosome 22, Afim_UVic_2022, whole genome shotgun sequence, a genomic segment contains:
- the mcf2la gene encoding guanine nucleotide exchange factor DBS isoform X2 — translation MGENLSVPDNLEQTLEVLSTISDGILQREDGPLCAAEIGSELQKQFAILPGGRGMDGNPIIVFPEFPDFHELEEDEVRNVLSYLSSIPSVAASGLGFILVIDRRLDRWAAVRATLLRIAGSFPGNLHLVLVLRPTTLLQRTLSDFLFNRNEFKMKVVMLSSVTELHAYIDPGQLTTELGGTQEYRHESWISHRTAIEAFALMVKTTAQTLQAFGTELAETELPNDAEATTNLLHTHTQKKDTMKEDLQVALSQGGRLLECINEPLQMDPEYSMANDELENLATVERLLGQLDETETAFDDFWERHRTKLEQCLQLRHFEQHFREVRAQLDVTSERLSGFSEVSISPAHAEHVLRELSGQEDKACDSLDRALLLACEGDMLIENSHYAEDSIRPKCIELRAVCEEISSTLRTKKSLLLRAMELHHALEKASRWCEEGIFLLASQPVDRCQSQDGAEAALQELERYLDTALLHSIADRSAICCQYEAVLTTELRDQVERVFQKQTSVQEMFEKRRVSLKKLAAKQTRPVQPVAPRPEVKSPLSSPNQQRKERRYSADNPICKKVESPLHNGGIRHASLSEEEENLAVLRRHVMNELLETERAYVEELLCVLEGYAAEMDNPAMAHLIPSTLLSKKVVLFGNMSEIYQFHKRTFLKELEAYTDCPELVGRCFLERMKDLQIYEAYCQNKPRSESLWRQCSDCAFFQECQKKLEHKLGLDSYLLKPVQRITKYQLLLKELLKYSKGCDGCDDLQEALSSILGILKAVNDSMHLIAITGYEGNLSDLGRLLMQGSFSVWTEHKKGHAKVKDLARFKPMQRHLFLHQKALLFCKRREENGEGYEKAPSYSFKHSLSMSAVGITESAKGDNKKFEIWCNSRDEVFIVQAPTPEIKTSWLNEIRKVLTQQLKACRVHVSDASQQKSSDSVFPSPTSNSTSISLSPFRSSSQKNQKKQEEKKAETSSVSDSSSSPKQKEPAPHVTLSRVRWMSTSSLLQSKRRGWNKASLSVDASEENDGYSSSEDPMNSDPEDEVERKLAPGKYTVVADCEKAGPQELSVKSGDMVQLIREGEEGQWFVKNLRSSKEGWVAAANLLSLISESKSSQSLSSSDGSVSGNISTSSSCSETYTSFSDIKP, via the exons ATGGCATCCTGCAGAGGGAGGATGGTCCTCTGTGTGCAGCAGAAATCGGCTCTGAACTCCAGAAACAGTTTGCCATCCTGCCAG GGGGCCGCGGGATGGACGGCAACCCCATCATCGTCTTCCCAGAATTCCCAGATTTCCAtgagctggaggaggacgaggtCCGAAATGTCCTCAGCTACCTCAGCAGCATCCCCAG CGTTGCAGCATCAGGATTGGGTTTCATCCTGGTCATCGACAGACGACTGGACCGATGGGCCGCCGTCAGGGCTACCCTGCTCCGCATCGCT gGTTCATTTCCAGGGAACTTACACTTGGTTCTGGTGTTGCGTCCCACTACTTTGCTCCAGAGGACTCTGTCAGACTTCCTGTTCAACAGGAATGAGTTCAAAATGAAG GTGGTGATGCTGAGTTCGGTGACTGAGCTCCATGCCTATATCGACCCAGGACAACTGACCACAGAGCTGGGAGGAACGCAGGAATACCGCCATGAAAGCTGGATCTCACACCGCACT GCAATCGAAGCGTTCGCCCTCATGGTGAAGACCACGGCTCAGACCCTGCAGGCCTTTGGCACCGAGCTCGCAGAGACGGAGTTACCCAACGATGCCGAGGCCACCACCaacctgctgcacacacacactcagaaaaaGGATACAATGAAG GAGGACCTGCAGGTGGCTTTGTCTCAAGGGGGACGCCTGTTGGAGTGTATAAACGAGCCTCTACAGATGGACCCTGAATACAGCATGGCCAACGATGAACTTGAAAACTTAGCTACTGTAGAGAG ACTCCTTGGTCAGCTGGACGAAACAGAGACAGCGTTTGACGATTTCTGGGAGCGTCACCGCACCAAGCTGGAGCAGTGTCTCCAGCTCCGACATTTTGAGCAGCACTTCCGTGAA gtgcGCGCCCAGCTTGATGTGACATCAGAGCGGCTGTCTGGTTTCTCTGAGGTCAGCATAAGCCCCGCCCACGCCGAGCACGTCCTCCGAGAGCTCAGCGGCCAGGAGGACAAAGCCTGT GACTCACTGGACCGCGCCCTGTTGCTGGCCTGTGAAGGTGACATGCTGATAGAAAATTCCCACTACGCAGAGGACTCCATCAGGCCCAAGTGCATTGAGCTGAGGGCAGTGTGCGAGGAGATCAGCTCCACTCTGAGGACCAAGAAGAGCCTCCTGCTGAGGGCGATGGAGCTCCACCACGCTCTGGAGAAG GCTTCACGGTGGTGTGAGGAGGGCATCTTCCTGTTGGCCAGCCAGCCAGTGGACCGCTGTCAGTCTCAGGATGGAGCTGAAGCAGCTCTGCAAGAACTCGAGCGATACCTGGACACGGCGCTGCTACACTCCATCGCCGACCGCAGTGCCATCTGCTGCCAGTATGAGGCGGTGCTCACAACTGAGCTCAGG GACCAGGTAGAGAGAGTTTTCCAGAAGCAAACCTCCGTTCAGGAGATGTTTGAGAAGAGACGAGTCAGCCTGAAGAAACTCGCCGCCAAACAGACCAGACCAGTCCAGCCAGTAGCACCAAGACCCGAAGTGAAGTCTCCGCTCTCATCTCCCA atcaacagagaaaagagagaagataCTCTGCAGATAATCCCATCTGCAAAAAG gtgGAGTCTCCCTTACATAACGGTGGCATCAGACATGCTTCTCTctcagaagaggaagaaaaccTGGCAGTGCTTCGGCG CCACGTGATGAATGAACTGCTGGAGACGGAGAGAGCATATGTGGAGGAGCTACTGTGTGTGCTGGAG GGCTATGCAGCGGAGATGGACAACCCAGCCATGGCTCACCTCATCCCTAGCACCCTGCTGAGCAAGAAGGTCGTCCTGTTTGGCAACATGTCTGAAATCTACCAGTTTCACAAGAG GACGTTTCTAAAAGAACTGGAAGCGTACACCGACTGCCCAGAACTAGTAGGCCGCTGCTTTTTAGAGAGG ATGAAGGACCTGCAGATCTACGAGGCGTACTGCCAGAATAAACCACGCTCTGAGAGCTTGTGGAGACAGTGCTCCGACTGTGCCTTCTTCCAG GAGTGCCAGAAGAAGCTGGAACATAAACTTGGTTTGGACTCCTACCTCCTTAAACCCGTCCAGAGAATCACCAAGTACCAGCTACTGCTGAAG gagtTGTTGAAGTACAGCAAGGGCTGCGACGGCTGTGATGACCTACAGGAagctctctcctccatcctggGGATCTTGAAGGCTGTTAACGACTCCATGCACCTCATCGCAATCACGGGATACGAG GGTAACCTCTCGGATCTGGGTCGCTTGCTGATGCAGGGCTCCTTCAGCGTGTGGACGGAGCATAAAAAAGGTCACGCCAAGGTCAAAGACCTGGCCCGGTTCAAGCCCATGCAGAGGCACCTGTTCCTGCACCAGAAGGCGCTGCTCTTCTgcaagaggagggaggagaacgGGGAGGGCTACGAGAAAGCTCCGTCTTACAGCTTCAAGCACTCCCTCAGT ATGAGTGCGGTGGGCATTACAGAGAGCGCTAAAGGAGACAACAAGAAGTTTGAGATTTGGTGCAACTCCAGAGACGAAGTCTTTATAGTCCAG GCTCCAACACCAGAGATTAAAACATCATGGCTGAACGAGATCCGCAAAGTTCTGACCCAACAGCTCAAAGCCTGCAGAG TTCATGTTTCAGATGCCAGTCAGCAGAAGAGCTCAGACTCCGTTTTCCCGAGTCCCACCAGCAACAGCACCTCCATCTCCCTCAG TCCATTTCGTAGTAGCAGTCAGAAAAATCAGAAGAAGCAAGAGGAGAAGAAGGCGGAGACGAGCTCGGTGTCTGACTCCTCTTCTTCACCGaaacaaaaag AGCCGGCTCCCCATGTCACTCTGAGCAGAGTCAGATGGATGAGTACCTCTAGTCTGTTACAGAGCAAGCGGCGAG GCTGGAACAAGGCGTCTCTCTCAGTGGATGCCTCAGAAGAGAATGATGGGTACTCCAGCAGCGAGGACCCCATGAACTCTGACCCCGAGGACGAAGTAGAAAGGAAGCTG GCTCCGGGAAAGTATACGGTGGTAGCGGACTGCGAGAAGGCGGGACCTCAGGAGCTGTCTGTCAAGAGCGGGGACATGGTCCAGCTAatcagagaaggagaggagggacagtG
- the mcf2la gene encoding guanine nucleotide exchange factor DBS isoform X3, translating to MALNRVSQLCHDVTRLWLQLKMMTDGILQREDGPLCAAEIGSELQKQFAILPGGRGMDGNPIIVFPEFPDFHELEEDEVRNVLSYLSSIPSVAASGLGFILVIDRRLDRWAAVRATLLRIAGSFPGNLHLVLVLRPTTLLQRTLSDFLFNRNEFKMKVVMLSSVTELHAYIDPGQLTTELGGTQEYRHESWISHRTAIEAFALMVKTTAQTLQAFGTELAETELPNDAEATTNLLHTHTQKKDTMKEDLQVALSQGGRLLECINEPLQMDPEYSMANDELENLATVERLLGQLDETETAFDDFWERHRTKLEQCLQLRHFEQHFREVRAQLDVTSERLSGFSEVSISPAHAEHVLRELSGQEDKACDSLDRALLLACEGDMLIENSHYAEDSIRPKCIELRAVCEEISSTLRTKKSLLLRAMELHHALEKASRWCEEGIFLLASQPVDRCQSQDGAEAALQELERYLDTALLHSIADRSAICCQYEAVLTTELRDQVERVFQKQTSVQEMFEKRRVSLKKLAAKQTRPVQPVAPRPEVKSPLSSPNQQRKERRYSADNPICKKVESPLHNGGIRHASLSEEEENLAVLRRHVMNELLETERAYVEELLCVLEGYAAEMDNPAMAHLIPSTLLSKKVVLFGNMSEIYQFHKRTFLKELEAYTDCPELVGRCFLERMKDLQIYEAYCQNKPRSESLWRQCSDCAFFQECQKKLEHKLGLDSYLLKPVQRITKYQLLLKELLKYSKGCDGCDDLQEALSSILGILKAVNDSMHLIAITGYEGNLSDLGRLLMQGSFSVWTEHKKGHAKVKDLARFKPMQRHLFLHQKALLFCKRREENGEGYEKAPSYSFKHSLSMSAVGITESAKGDNKKFEIWCNSRDEVFIVQAPTPEIKTSWLNEIRKVLTQQLKACRDASQQKSSDSVFPSPTSNSTSISLSPFRSSSQKNQKKQEEKKAETSSVSDSSSSPKQKEPAPHVTLSRVRWMSTSSLLQSKRRGWNKASLSVDASEENDGYSSSEDPMNSDPEDEVERKLAPGKYTVVADCEKAGPQELSVKSGDMVQLIREGEEGQWFVKNLRSSKEGWVAAANLLSLISESKSSQSLSSSDGSVSGNISTSSSCSETYTSFSDIKP from the exons ATGGCATCCTGCAGAGGGAGGATGGTCCTCTGTGTGCAGCAGAAATCGGCTCTGAACTCCAGAAACAGTTTGCCATCCTGCCAG GGGGCCGCGGGATGGACGGCAACCCCATCATCGTCTTCCCAGAATTCCCAGATTTCCAtgagctggaggaggacgaggtCCGAAATGTCCTCAGCTACCTCAGCAGCATCCCCAG CGTTGCAGCATCAGGATTGGGTTTCATCCTGGTCATCGACAGACGACTGGACCGATGGGCCGCCGTCAGGGCTACCCTGCTCCGCATCGCT gGTTCATTTCCAGGGAACTTACACTTGGTTCTGGTGTTGCGTCCCACTACTTTGCTCCAGAGGACTCTGTCAGACTTCCTGTTCAACAGGAATGAGTTCAAAATGAAG GTGGTGATGCTGAGTTCGGTGACTGAGCTCCATGCCTATATCGACCCAGGACAACTGACCACAGAGCTGGGAGGAACGCAGGAATACCGCCATGAAAGCTGGATCTCACACCGCACT GCAATCGAAGCGTTCGCCCTCATGGTGAAGACCACGGCTCAGACCCTGCAGGCCTTTGGCACCGAGCTCGCAGAGACGGAGTTACCCAACGATGCCGAGGCCACCACCaacctgctgcacacacacactcagaaaaaGGATACAATGAAG GAGGACCTGCAGGTGGCTTTGTCTCAAGGGGGACGCCTGTTGGAGTGTATAAACGAGCCTCTACAGATGGACCCTGAATACAGCATGGCCAACGATGAACTTGAAAACTTAGCTACTGTAGAGAG ACTCCTTGGTCAGCTGGACGAAACAGAGACAGCGTTTGACGATTTCTGGGAGCGTCACCGCACCAAGCTGGAGCAGTGTCTCCAGCTCCGACATTTTGAGCAGCACTTCCGTGAA gtgcGCGCCCAGCTTGATGTGACATCAGAGCGGCTGTCTGGTTTCTCTGAGGTCAGCATAAGCCCCGCCCACGCCGAGCACGTCCTCCGAGAGCTCAGCGGCCAGGAGGACAAAGCCTGT GACTCACTGGACCGCGCCCTGTTGCTGGCCTGTGAAGGTGACATGCTGATAGAAAATTCCCACTACGCAGAGGACTCCATCAGGCCCAAGTGCATTGAGCTGAGGGCAGTGTGCGAGGAGATCAGCTCCACTCTGAGGACCAAGAAGAGCCTCCTGCTGAGGGCGATGGAGCTCCACCACGCTCTGGAGAAG GCTTCACGGTGGTGTGAGGAGGGCATCTTCCTGTTGGCCAGCCAGCCAGTGGACCGCTGTCAGTCTCAGGATGGAGCTGAAGCAGCTCTGCAAGAACTCGAGCGATACCTGGACACGGCGCTGCTACACTCCATCGCCGACCGCAGTGCCATCTGCTGCCAGTATGAGGCGGTGCTCACAACTGAGCTCAGG GACCAGGTAGAGAGAGTTTTCCAGAAGCAAACCTCCGTTCAGGAGATGTTTGAGAAGAGACGAGTCAGCCTGAAGAAACTCGCCGCCAAACAGACCAGACCAGTCCAGCCAGTAGCACCAAGACCCGAAGTGAAGTCTCCGCTCTCATCTCCCA atcaacagagaaaagagagaagataCTCTGCAGATAATCCCATCTGCAAAAAG gtgGAGTCTCCCTTACATAACGGTGGCATCAGACATGCTTCTCTctcagaagaggaagaaaaccTGGCAGTGCTTCGGCG CCACGTGATGAATGAACTGCTGGAGACGGAGAGAGCATATGTGGAGGAGCTACTGTGTGTGCTGGAG GGCTATGCAGCGGAGATGGACAACCCAGCCATGGCTCACCTCATCCCTAGCACCCTGCTGAGCAAGAAGGTCGTCCTGTTTGGCAACATGTCTGAAATCTACCAGTTTCACAAGAG GACGTTTCTAAAAGAACTGGAAGCGTACACCGACTGCCCAGAACTAGTAGGCCGCTGCTTTTTAGAGAGG ATGAAGGACCTGCAGATCTACGAGGCGTACTGCCAGAATAAACCACGCTCTGAGAGCTTGTGGAGACAGTGCTCCGACTGTGCCTTCTTCCAG GAGTGCCAGAAGAAGCTGGAACATAAACTTGGTTTGGACTCCTACCTCCTTAAACCCGTCCAGAGAATCACCAAGTACCAGCTACTGCTGAAG gagtTGTTGAAGTACAGCAAGGGCTGCGACGGCTGTGATGACCTACAGGAagctctctcctccatcctggGGATCTTGAAGGCTGTTAACGACTCCATGCACCTCATCGCAATCACGGGATACGAG GGTAACCTCTCGGATCTGGGTCGCTTGCTGATGCAGGGCTCCTTCAGCGTGTGGACGGAGCATAAAAAAGGTCACGCCAAGGTCAAAGACCTGGCCCGGTTCAAGCCCATGCAGAGGCACCTGTTCCTGCACCAGAAGGCGCTGCTCTTCTgcaagaggagggaggagaacgGGGAGGGCTACGAGAAAGCTCCGTCTTACAGCTTCAAGCACTCCCTCAGT ATGAGTGCGGTGGGCATTACAGAGAGCGCTAAAGGAGACAACAAGAAGTTTGAGATTTGGTGCAACTCCAGAGACGAAGTCTTTATAGTCCAG GCTCCAACACCAGAGATTAAAACATCATGGCTGAACGAGATCCGCAAAGTTCTGACCCAACAGCTCAAAGCCTGCAGAG ATGCCAGTCAGCAGAAGAGCTCAGACTCCGTTTTCCCGAGTCCCACCAGCAACAGCACCTCCATCTCCCTCAG TCCATTTCGTAGTAGCAGTCAGAAAAATCAGAAGAAGCAAGAGGAGAAGAAGGCGGAGACGAGCTCGGTGTCTGACTCCTCTTCTTCACCGaaacaaaaag AGCCGGCTCCCCATGTCACTCTGAGCAGAGTCAGATGGATGAGTACCTCTAGTCTGTTACAGAGCAAGCGGCGAG GCTGGAACAAGGCGTCTCTCTCAGTGGATGCCTCAGAAGAGAATGATGGGTACTCCAGCAGCGAGGACCCCATGAACTCTGACCCCGAGGACGAAGTAGAAAGGAAGCTG GCTCCGGGAAAGTATACGGTGGTAGCGGACTGCGAGAAGGCGGGACCTCAGGAGCTGTCTGTCAAGAGCGGGGACATGGTCCAGCTAatcagagaaggagaggagggacagtG
- the mcf2la gene encoding guanine nucleotide exchange factor DBS isoform X4 — protein MALNRVSQLCHDVTRLWLQLKMMTDGILQREDGPLCAAEIGSELQKQFAILPGGRGMDGNPIIVFPEFPDFHELEEDEVRNVLSYLSSIPSVAASGLGFILVIDRRLDRWAAVRATLLRIAGSFPGNLHLVLVLRPTTLLQRTLSDFLFNRNEFKMKVVMLSSVTELHAYIDPGQLTTELGGTQEYRHESWISHRTAIEAFALMVKTTAQTLQAFGTELAETELPNDAEATTNLLHTHTQKKDTMKEDLQVALSQGGRLLECINEPLQMDPEYSMANDELENLATVERLLGQLDETETAFDDFWERHRTKLEQCLQLRHFEQHFREVRAQLDVTSERLSGFSEVSISPAHAEHVLRELSGQEDKACDSLDRALLLACEGDMLIENSHYAEDSIRPKCIELRAVCEEISSTLRTKKSLLLRAMELHHALEKASRWCEEGIFLLASQPVDRCQSQDGAEAALQELERYLDTALLHSIADRSAICCQYEAVLTTELRDQVERVFQKQTSVQEMFEKRRVSLKKLAAKQTRPVQPVAPRPEVKSPLSSPNQQRKERRYSADNPICKKVESPLHNGGIRHASLSEEEENLAVLRRHVMNELLETERAYVEELLCVLEGYAAEMDNPAMAHLIPSTLLSKKVVLFGNMSEIYQFHKRTFLKELEAYTDCPELVGRCFLERMKDLQIYEAYCQNKPRSESLWRQCSDCAFFQECQKKLEHKLGLDSYLLKPVQRITKYQLLLKELLKYSKGCDGCDDLQEALSSILGILKAVNDSMHLIAITGYEGNLSDLGRLLMQGSFSVWTEHKKGHAKVKDLARFKPMQRHLFLHQKALLFCKRREENGEGYEKAPSYSFKHSLSMSAVGITESAKGDNKKFEIWCNSRDEVFIVQAPTPEIKTSWLNEIRKVLTQQLKACRVHVSDASQQKSSDSVFPSPTSNSTSISLSPFRSSSQKNQKKQEEKKAETSSVSDSSSSPKQKGWNKASLSVDASEENDGYSSSEDPMNSDPEDEVERKLAPGKYTVVADCEKAGPQELSVKSGDMVQLIREGEEGQWFVKNLRSSKEGWVAAANLLSLISESKSSQSLSSSDGSVSGNISTSSSCSETYTSFSDIKP, from the exons ATGGCATCCTGCAGAGGGAGGATGGTCCTCTGTGTGCAGCAGAAATCGGCTCTGAACTCCAGAAACAGTTTGCCATCCTGCCAG GGGGCCGCGGGATGGACGGCAACCCCATCATCGTCTTCCCAGAATTCCCAGATTTCCAtgagctggaggaggacgaggtCCGAAATGTCCTCAGCTACCTCAGCAGCATCCCCAG CGTTGCAGCATCAGGATTGGGTTTCATCCTGGTCATCGACAGACGACTGGACCGATGGGCCGCCGTCAGGGCTACCCTGCTCCGCATCGCT gGTTCATTTCCAGGGAACTTACACTTGGTTCTGGTGTTGCGTCCCACTACTTTGCTCCAGAGGACTCTGTCAGACTTCCTGTTCAACAGGAATGAGTTCAAAATGAAG GTGGTGATGCTGAGTTCGGTGACTGAGCTCCATGCCTATATCGACCCAGGACAACTGACCACAGAGCTGGGAGGAACGCAGGAATACCGCCATGAAAGCTGGATCTCACACCGCACT GCAATCGAAGCGTTCGCCCTCATGGTGAAGACCACGGCTCAGACCCTGCAGGCCTTTGGCACCGAGCTCGCAGAGACGGAGTTACCCAACGATGCCGAGGCCACCACCaacctgctgcacacacacactcagaaaaaGGATACAATGAAG GAGGACCTGCAGGTGGCTTTGTCTCAAGGGGGACGCCTGTTGGAGTGTATAAACGAGCCTCTACAGATGGACCCTGAATACAGCATGGCCAACGATGAACTTGAAAACTTAGCTACTGTAGAGAG ACTCCTTGGTCAGCTGGACGAAACAGAGACAGCGTTTGACGATTTCTGGGAGCGTCACCGCACCAAGCTGGAGCAGTGTCTCCAGCTCCGACATTTTGAGCAGCACTTCCGTGAA gtgcGCGCCCAGCTTGATGTGACATCAGAGCGGCTGTCTGGTTTCTCTGAGGTCAGCATAAGCCCCGCCCACGCCGAGCACGTCCTCCGAGAGCTCAGCGGCCAGGAGGACAAAGCCTGT GACTCACTGGACCGCGCCCTGTTGCTGGCCTGTGAAGGTGACATGCTGATAGAAAATTCCCACTACGCAGAGGACTCCATCAGGCCCAAGTGCATTGAGCTGAGGGCAGTGTGCGAGGAGATCAGCTCCACTCTGAGGACCAAGAAGAGCCTCCTGCTGAGGGCGATGGAGCTCCACCACGCTCTGGAGAAG GCTTCACGGTGGTGTGAGGAGGGCATCTTCCTGTTGGCCAGCCAGCCAGTGGACCGCTGTCAGTCTCAGGATGGAGCTGAAGCAGCTCTGCAAGAACTCGAGCGATACCTGGACACGGCGCTGCTACACTCCATCGCCGACCGCAGTGCCATCTGCTGCCAGTATGAGGCGGTGCTCACAACTGAGCTCAGG GACCAGGTAGAGAGAGTTTTCCAGAAGCAAACCTCCGTTCAGGAGATGTTTGAGAAGAGACGAGTCAGCCTGAAGAAACTCGCCGCCAAACAGACCAGACCAGTCCAGCCAGTAGCACCAAGACCCGAAGTGAAGTCTCCGCTCTCATCTCCCA atcaacagagaaaagagagaagataCTCTGCAGATAATCCCATCTGCAAAAAG gtgGAGTCTCCCTTACATAACGGTGGCATCAGACATGCTTCTCTctcagaagaggaagaaaaccTGGCAGTGCTTCGGCG CCACGTGATGAATGAACTGCTGGAGACGGAGAGAGCATATGTGGAGGAGCTACTGTGTGTGCTGGAG GGCTATGCAGCGGAGATGGACAACCCAGCCATGGCTCACCTCATCCCTAGCACCCTGCTGAGCAAGAAGGTCGTCCTGTTTGGCAACATGTCTGAAATCTACCAGTTTCACAAGAG GACGTTTCTAAAAGAACTGGAAGCGTACACCGACTGCCCAGAACTAGTAGGCCGCTGCTTTTTAGAGAGG ATGAAGGACCTGCAGATCTACGAGGCGTACTGCCAGAATAAACCACGCTCTGAGAGCTTGTGGAGACAGTGCTCCGACTGTGCCTTCTTCCAG GAGTGCCAGAAGAAGCTGGAACATAAACTTGGTTTGGACTCCTACCTCCTTAAACCCGTCCAGAGAATCACCAAGTACCAGCTACTGCTGAAG gagtTGTTGAAGTACAGCAAGGGCTGCGACGGCTGTGATGACCTACAGGAagctctctcctccatcctggGGATCTTGAAGGCTGTTAACGACTCCATGCACCTCATCGCAATCACGGGATACGAG GGTAACCTCTCGGATCTGGGTCGCTTGCTGATGCAGGGCTCCTTCAGCGTGTGGACGGAGCATAAAAAAGGTCACGCCAAGGTCAAAGACCTGGCCCGGTTCAAGCCCATGCAGAGGCACCTGTTCCTGCACCAGAAGGCGCTGCTCTTCTgcaagaggagggaggagaacgGGGAGGGCTACGAGAAAGCTCCGTCTTACAGCTTCAAGCACTCCCTCAGT ATGAGTGCGGTGGGCATTACAGAGAGCGCTAAAGGAGACAACAAGAAGTTTGAGATTTGGTGCAACTCCAGAGACGAAGTCTTTATAGTCCAG GCTCCAACACCAGAGATTAAAACATCATGGCTGAACGAGATCCGCAAAGTTCTGACCCAACAGCTCAAAGCCTGCAGAG TTCATGTTTCAGATGCCAGTCAGCAGAAGAGCTCAGACTCCGTTTTCCCGAGTCCCACCAGCAACAGCACCTCCATCTCCCTCAG TCCATTTCGTAGTAGCAGTCAGAAAAATCAGAAGAAGCAAGAGGAGAAGAAGGCGGAGACGAGCTCGGTGTCTGACTCCTCTTCTTCACCGaaacaaaaag GCTGGAACAAGGCGTCTCTCTCAGTGGATGCCTCAGAAGAGAATGATGGGTACTCCAGCAGCGAGGACCCCATGAACTCTGACCCCGAGGACGAAGTAGAAAGGAAGCTG GCTCCGGGAAAGTATACGGTGGTAGCGGACTGCGAGAAGGCGGGACCTCAGGAGCTGTCTGTCAAGAGCGGGGACATGGTCCAGCTAatcagagaaggagaggagggacagtG